Proteins from a genomic interval of Marmoricola sp. OAE513:
- a CDS encoding response regulator transcription factor, protein MARRSVVIVDDHAMFRAGVRAELGDAVEVIAEAANVDEAVAAVLAGQPEVVLLDVHLPGGGGAEVIRRTAGKAVDTKFLALSVSDAAEDVIGTIRSGARGYVTKSITGEELVDAIDRVAAGDAVFSPRLAGFVLDAFAGTIEVAAVDEDLDRLTDREREVMRLIARGYSYKEVAGELFISIKTVETHMGSVLRKLQLSSRHELTRWASERRLL, encoded by the coding sequence ATGGCTAGGCGCAGCGTCGTGATCGTCGACGACCACGCGATGTTCCGGGCGGGCGTGCGCGCCGAGCTCGGTGATGCGGTCGAGGTGATCGCCGAGGCCGCCAACGTCGACGAAGCCGTCGCCGCGGTGCTCGCCGGCCAGCCGGAGGTGGTCCTGCTCGACGTCCACCTGCCCGGCGGTGGTGGCGCCGAGGTCATCCGTCGTACGGCGGGCAAGGCCGTCGACACCAAGTTCCTCGCTCTGAGCGTCTCCGACGCCGCGGAGGACGTGATCGGCACGATCCGCTCGGGGGCGCGCGGGTACGTCACCAAGTCGATCACCGGCGAGGAGCTCGTCGACGCGATCGACCGGGTCGCCGCCGGGGACGCGGTGTTCTCGCCGCGGCTGGCGGGCTTCGTGCTGGACGCGTTCGCCGGCACGATCGAGGTCGCCGCCGTCGACGAGGACCTGGACCGGCTCACCGACCGGGAGCGCGAGGTGATGCGGTTGATCGCCCGCGGCTACTCCTACAAGGAGGTCGCCGGCGAGCTGTTCATCTCGATCAAGACCGTCGAGACCCACATGGGCTCGGTGCTGCGGAAGCTCCAGCTGAGCTCGCGGCACGAGCTCACGCGGTGGGCTTCCGAGCGCAGGCTCCTCTAG
- a CDS encoding peptide chain release factor 3, with protein sequence MSDNRPRRTFAVISHPDAGKSTLTEALALHARVITEAGAVHGKGDRRATVSDWMAMEKARGISITSAALQFVYGDHVVNLVDTPGHSDFSEDTYRVLSAVDSAVMLVDAGKGLEPQTLKLFRVCALRGIPVITVINKWDRPGLSPLALMDEIQEQIKLRPTPLTWPVGEAGDFRGVLDRRTGEFVKYTRTAGGATRAPERRMSATEVEESDRAVWSDAVEEHELLTLDEADHDQEKFLAGETTPVMFASALQNFGVAQLLDLLLELAPGPSATEGVDGSVRHPDDAFSAFVFKVQSGMNSSHRDRLAYARVVSGVFERGMVVTHAATGRPFATKFAQSMFGRETTSVETAAPGDIIGLVNAQALRVGDTIYEGERIDYPPVPSFAPEHFMTVSAKDIGRFKQFRKGIEQLDQEGVVQVLRSDLRGDQSPVLAAVGPLQFEVVEERMANEFNSPIRLSRLDYGVARRTDAEGAKELAGIRGSEVLQRSDGTYLALFADKWRANNAAREKPDVLLEELPAGGS encoded by the coding sequence GTGTCCGACAACCGCCCTCGCCGCACCTTCGCCGTCATCAGCCACCCCGACGCGGGCAAGTCCACGCTGACCGAGGCGCTCGCGCTGCACGCCCGGGTGATCACCGAGGCCGGCGCCGTGCACGGCAAGGGCGACCGACGCGCGACGGTCTCGGACTGGATGGCGATGGAGAAGGCCCGCGGCATCTCGATCACCTCCGCGGCACTGCAGTTCGTGTACGGCGACCACGTCGTGAACCTCGTCGACACCCCCGGCCACAGCGACTTCTCCGAGGACACCTACCGGGTGCTGTCCGCGGTCGACTCGGCGGTGATGCTGGTCGACGCCGGTAAGGGGCTCGAGCCGCAGACCCTCAAGCTCTTCCGGGTGTGTGCGCTGCGCGGTATCCCGGTGATCACCGTGATCAACAAGTGGGACCGCCCGGGACTGTCGCCGCTGGCGCTCATGGACGAGATCCAGGAGCAGATCAAGCTGCGCCCGACGCCGCTGACCTGGCCGGTCGGCGAGGCCGGCGACTTCCGCGGGGTGCTGGACCGGCGTACGGGTGAGTTCGTGAAGTACACCCGCACCGCCGGCGGCGCGACCCGCGCTCCCGAGCGCAGGATGTCGGCCACCGAGGTGGAGGAGTCCGACCGCGCCGTGTGGTCGGACGCGGTCGAGGAGCACGAGCTGCTCACCCTCGACGAGGCCGACCACGACCAGGAGAAGTTCCTGGCCGGCGAGACCACCCCGGTCATGTTCGCCTCCGCGTTGCAGAACTTCGGCGTCGCCCAGCTGCTCGACCTGCTGCTCGAGCTCGCGCCAGGACCGAGTGCGACCGAGGGCGTCGACGGCTCGGTCCGCCACCCGGACGACGCGTTCAGCGCCTTCGTCTTCAAGGTGCAGTCCGGCATGAACAGCTCGCACCGCGACCGGCTCGCCTACGCCCGGGTCGTCTCCGGTGTCTTCGAGCGCGGCATGGTCGTCACGCACGCGGCGACCGGCCGGCCGTTCGCGACGAAGTTCGCGCAGTCGATGTTCGGGCGCGAGACCACCTCGGTCGAGACCGCCGCCCCCGGCGACATCATCGGGCTGGTCAACGCCCAGGCCTTGCGCGTCGGCGACACCATCTACGAGGGCGAGCGGATCGACTACCCGCCGGTCCCAAGCTTCGCCCCCGAGCACTTCATGACCGTGAGCGCCAAGGACATCGGCCGGTTCAAGCAGTTCCGCAAGGGCATCGAGCAGCTGGACCAGGAGGGCGTCGTGCAGGTGCTGCGCTCGGACCTGCGCGGCGACCAGAGCCCCGTGCTCGCAGCCGTCGGGCCGCTCCAGTTCGAGGTCGTCGAGGAGCGGATGGCCAACGAGTTCAACTCCCCGATCCGGCTGTCCCGGCTCGACTACGGCGTCGCACGACGTACCGACGCCGAAGGCGCCAAGGAGCTCGCGGGCATCCGCGGCTCCGAGGTGCTGCAGCGCTCGGACGGCACCTACCTGGCGCTGTTCGCCGACAAGTGGCGGGCCAACAACGCGGCCCGCGAGAAGCCGGACGTGCTGCTCGAGGAGCTCCCGGCCGGCGGCAGCTAG
- a CDS encoding DUF6629 family protein produces the protein MCFAPEADLVAGVVVTAIGVDTLRRTSRRELLPLAALPLVFGVHQLIETLVWWNLRGEVSDCVGRPAAWIYALIALCIVPVLVPVAFVRADAISSRPLARLLVAAGVVSATILFLTLLFGTMHAGIKGHHIDYHVGTPWLPFTLGLYVVATCAPGLLANSPPLRVFGAANLVVVVLLMWLAQSALVSLWCVWAAISSVLINVHVRRRAHTR, from the coding sequence GTGTGCTTCGCCCCCGAGGCCGACCTCGTCGCCGGTGTCGTCGTCACGGCGATCGGCGTGGACACCCTGCGCCGCACGTCGCGCCGCGAGCTGCTGCCGCTGGCGGCCCTGCCGCTGGTCTTCGGCGTGCACCAGCTGATCGAGACCCTCGTCTGGTGGAACCTGCGCGGCGAGGTCTCCGACTGCGTCGGTCGGCCGGCCGCGTGGATCTACGCGCTGATCGCGCTCTGCATCGTCCCCGTGCTGGTCCCGGTCGCGTTCGTCCGCGCGGACGCGATCTCGTCGAGGCCCCTCGCGCGCCTGCTCGTCGCAGCGGGCGTGGTGTCCGCGACCATCCTGTTCCTCACCCTGCTGTTCGGGACGATGCATGCCGGCATCAAGGGCCACCACATCGACTACCACGTCGGGACACCGTGGCTGCCGTTCACCTTGGGCCTGTACGTCGTCGCGACGTGTGCTCCCGGCCTGCTCGCGAACAGCCCGCCCCTGCGGGTCTTCGGTGCTGCCAACCTGGTCGTCGTCGTGCTGCTGATGTGGCTGGCGCAGTCGGCGCTCGTGTCCCTGTGGTGCGTGTGGGCCGCGATCAGCAGCGTCCTGATCAACGTCCATGTCAGGAGACGCGCGCACACCCGGTAA
- a CDS encoding 5'-3' exonuclease H3TH domain-containing protein: MSVPDRPRKLLLVVDAPSLLHRNHHARAYTQVTDRSGRPAWALRGMLRQIIEAIDSFAPDAVLFGLDDRTYSERAALYPDYKAGRAEKDAALVDQLDRAGALLDALGLLTLTPPGLEADDVNASGATWAEANGWSCVIITSDRDAFAHISEHTQVLRLIDGGINGSPLLTPKRLFAMYGVAAEHYLEYAALRGDASDNLPGVSGIGEKTAATLLAQVGSMRAVWADIEQNEGRVLAATLDAWAEETGRRRMGATVVRRLSAPGAKERFDFNVRIMSGRHDLELGLTPDVPGSRGLLPLDPDRVSRVVGFLDDHATTTLAVRVLSTDPASATSR, encoded by the coding sequence ATGTCCGTGCCTGACCGCCCCCGCAAGCTCCTGCTCGTCGTCGACGCCCCGTCGCTGCTGCACCGCAACCACCACGCGCGTGCCTACACCCAGGTCACGGACCGTTCGGGACGACCGGCGTGGGCTCTGCGCGGCATGCTGCGCCAGATCATCGAGGCCATCGACTCCTTCGCCCCGGACGCGGTGCTCTTCGGGCTCGACGACCGGACCTACTCCGAGCGCGCCGCCCTCTACCCCGACTACAAGGCGGGCCGGGCCGAGAAGGACGCAGCGCTCGTCGACCAGCTCGACCGCGCCGGAGCGCTTCTCGACGCTCTGGGTCTGCTGACCCTCACCCCGCCGGGACTCGAGGCCGACGACGTCAACGCCTCCGGCGCGACCTGGGCCGAGGCGAACGGCTGGAGCTGCGTCATCATCACCTCCGACCGGGACGCGTTCGCGCACATCAGTGAGCACACCCAGGTCCTCCGTCTCATCGACGGCGGCATCAACGGATCCCCGCTGCTCACCCCGAAGCGCCTGTTCGCGATGTACGGCGTCGCCGCCGAGCACTACCTCGAGTACGCCGCACTGCGCGGAGACGCCAGCGACAACCTCCCGGGTGTCAGCGGTATCGGCGAGAAGACCGCGGCCACCCTGCTCGCCCAGGTCGGCTCGATGCGGGCCGTCTGGGCCGACATCGAGCAGAACGAGGGCCGCGTCCTCGCCGCGACCCTGGACGCCTGGGCCGAGGAGACCGGCAGGCGGCGGATGGGCGCGACCGTCGTGCGGCGGCTCTCGGCGCCGGGCGCCAAGGAGCGGTTCGACTTCAACGTCCGGATCATGTCGGGACGGCACGACCTCGAGCTCGGACTGACCCCGGACGTCCCGGGCAGCCGCGGGCTGCTGCCGCTGGATCCCGACCGGGTCAGCCGCGTCGTGGGTTTCCTCGACGACCACGCGACCACGACGCTCGCCGTCCGCGTGCTCAGCACCGACCCCGCCTCGGCCACGAGCCGGTAG
- a CDS encoding glycosyl hydrolase — translation MTEGLDRRNLLRLGAGGAIASGLGLADLGTASAAPARKKRKKKVGKPKVPGTYRDAAGTAHSLAYLGLYDARRVPGLSEPEPLENRIGRRVSINHSFRQPPEAPWGPLKARMLKDKAAGRIPMLSWAGGEKPGIADHDAAALARLREIAAGKRDAAINGQAKALRDLRTPVFLRFTWEFDTRYAGPVGVRTHKAAWRHVVKRFRAVGATNVAFVWCPTWQAFGNGRAAAFYPGDTYVDWIGVDGYARTPDYRTFYKLFADASAFAVKHRKPLMVSETGVHRLDSGVDVPADRTAQSTWLDALRTDLDKDRFSNVKALLYFHVDGDDHPLPNQWRVTDPGDGPALLSFKALARHPRLRAVR, via the coding sequence ATGACTGAGGGCCTGGACCGACGGAACCTCCTGCGCCTGGGCGCAGGCGGCGCGATCGCCTCCGGTCTGGGGCTCGCGGACCTCGGGACCGCGTCCGCCGCTCCCGCCAGGAAGAAGCGGAAGAAGAAGGTCGGCAAGCCCAAGGTCCCCGGCACCTACCGCGATGCCGCCGGGACTGCGCACAGCCTCGCCTACCTCGGCCTGTACGACGCCCGGCGCGTCCCCGGTCTCTCGGAGCCCGAGCCTCTGGAGAACCGGATCGGGCGCCGGGTGTCCATCAACCACAGCTTCCGCCAGCCGCCCGAGGCCCCCTGGGGTCCGCTGAAGGCCCGGATGCTCAAGGACAAGGCTGCCGGACGGATCCCGATGCTGTCGTGGGCCGGTGGTGAGAAGCCCGGCATCGCCGACCACGACGCGGCGGCGCTGGCCCGGCTCCGCGAGATCGCGGCCGGGAAGCGCGACGCGGCGATCAACGGACAGGCCAAGGCGCTGCGCGACTTGAGGACGCCGGTGTTCCTGCGCTTCACCTGGGAGTTCGACACCCGCTACGCCGGCCCCGTCGGCGTACGGACGCACAAGGCTGCCTGGCGGCACGTGGTCAAGCGGTTCCGCGCGGTCGGAGCGACCAACGTCGCGTTCGTCTGGTGCCCCACCTGGCAGGCCTTCGGCAACGGCCGGGCCGCGGCGTTCTACCCGGGCGACACCTACGTCGACTGGATCGGCGTCGACGGTTACGCCCGCACGCCTGACTACCGGACCTTCTACAAGCTCTTCGCCGACGCCAGCGCGTTCGCCGTGAAGCACCGCAAGCCGCTGATGGTCTCCGAGACCGGGGTCCACCGGCTCGACAGCGGGGTCGACGTACCGGCAGATCGGACCGCGCAGAGCACCTGGCTCGACGCGCTGCGCACCGACCTGGACAAGGACCGGTTCAGCAACGTCAAGGCGCTGCTCTACTTCCACGTCGACGGTGACGACCACCCGCTGCCGAACCAGTGGCGGGTCACCGACCCTGGCGACGGACCCGCTTTGCTGTCCTTCAAGGCCTTGGCCCGGCACCCGCGGCTGCGAGCGGTCCGCTAG
- a CDS encoding fused MFS/spermidine synthase translates to MATRSRSLELLVFAVGAGTLGAEIAAARLLAPWFGASTIVWANTIAIVLVALSIGYALGGRFADRDPRPAALARIVLVASALLAIVPFISGPFLRQAVKAVDQLSAATFLGSLVGVGVLLAVPLLLLGMVSPFAVRLSVDSVADAGRTAGRLSAIATVGSLTGTFLSSLLLIPVVGTRRTFLIFAAAMALAALPHLTRGRLPALGVPGVILVLMALPTGTLKSAESGDKVVWEKETEYQYARVILDPDGQRSLELNEGHAVHSVYTRDTWLVGGYWDEMLALSTAGGGEPPGSVAILGNAAGTTARAIGHFFPGTRIDAVEIDGELTKVGKEQFDMTGPDLHTHTADARPWLQATSRTFDVIMIDAYRQPYIPFYLATEEFFDLVRKRLDPGGVVIVNVGHPADSDALEKVLTATMATAFGPQNAWRDPVNDTSTVLLGTSGGDPAGRLRQAATRLPDDLADVLEDSADRLAPGLKGGRVYTDDKAPVEWLVDTSLAAEAE, encoded by the coding sequence GTGGCCACACGATCCCGCTCCCTCGAGCTCCTCGTCTTCGCCGTCGGAGCCGGCACCCTCGGCGCCGAGATCGCCGCAGCCCGCCTGCTCGCCCCGTGGTTCGGCGCGAGCACGATCGTCTGGGCCAACACCATCGCGATCGTGCTGGTCGCGCTCTCGATCGGCTACGCGCTGGGCGGCCGGTTCGCCGACCGGGACCCGCGGCCGGCCGCGCTGGCCCGGATCGTGCTGGTCGCCTCCGCGCTGCTCGCGATCGTCCCGTTCATCAGCGGTCCGTTCCTGCGCCAGGCCGTGAAGGCTGTCGACCAGCTCAGCGCCGCGACGTTCCTCGGTTCGCTGGTCGGCGTCGGCGTGCTGCTCGCCGTACCGCTGCTGCTGCTCGGGATGGTCTCCCCGTTCGCCGTCCGGCTCTCGGTCGACTCGGTGGCCGACGCCGGTCGGACCGCGGGTCGGCTCTCCGCGATCGCCACCGTGGGCTCGCTGACCGGCACGTTCCTGTCCTCGCTGCTGCTCATCCCGGTGGTCGGGACGCGGCGCACGTTCCTGATCTTCGCCGCCGCGATGGCGCTCGCCGCGCTGCCGCACCTGACCCGTGGCCGGCTCCCGGCGCTCGGCGTACCGGGGGTGATCCTCGTCCTGATGGCACTGCCGACCGGCACCCTGAAGAGCGCTGAGTCCGGCGACAAGGTGGTCTGGGAGAAGGAGACCGAGTACCAGTACGCACGGGTGATCCTCGATCCGGACGGGCAGCGGTCGCTCGAGCTCAACGAGGGCCACGCCGTGCACTCGGTCTACACCCGGGACACCTGGCTGGTCGGCGGCTACTGGGACGAGATGCTGGCGCTCTCGACGGCAGGTGGCGGCGAGCCACCGGGCTCGGTGGCGATCCTCGGCAACGCCGCGGGCACGACCGCGCGCGCGATCGGCCACTTCTTCCCGGGCACGCGCATTGACGCCGTCGAGATCGACGGCGAGCTGACGAAGGTCGGCAAGGAGCAGTTCGACATGACCGGCCCCGACCTGCACACCCACACCGCCGACGCACGTCCGTGGCTGCAGGCGACCTCGCGGACGTTCGACGTGATCATGATCGACGCGTACCGGCAGCCGTACATCCCCTTCTACCTCGCGACCGAGGAGTTCTTCGACCTGGTCCGCAAGCGCCTCGACCCGGGCGGGGTCGTGATCGTGAACGTCGGCCACCCGGCCGACTCCGACGCACTGGAGAAGGTGCTCACCGCGACGATGGCCACCGCCTTCGGTCCTCAGAACGCCTGGCGCGACCCGGTCAACGACACCAGCACGGTCCTGCTCGGCACCTCCGGCGGCGACCCGGCAGGACGGCTCCGGCAGGCGGCCACGAGACTGCCCGACGACCTGGCGGACGTGCTCGAGGACAGCGCCGACCGGCTCGCGCCCGGCCTGAAGGGCGGGAGGGTCTACACCGACGACAAGGCGCCGGTGGAGTGGCTGGTCGACACCTCGCTGGCCGCCGAGGCCGAGTAA
- a CDS encoding HNH endonuclease signature motif containing protein, producing MPTTSRKARYAKRRKRRMDQVEHDLSSEQWAALQDLWGGCAYCGATDKPLQRDCVQAISRGGRYTLDNIAPACGSCNASKCNDEVTGWLRRKRLDERAFLQRHVEIQAELATRFAAGAQSASESSTDSSAVSASATMQKPA from the coding sequence ATGCCCACGACGAGCCGCAAGGCGCGGTACGCCAAGCGCCGCAAGCGTCGGATGGACCAGGTCGAGCACGACCTCAGCTCCGAGCAGTGGGCGGCGCTCCAGGACCTGTGGGGCGGGTGCGCCTACTGCGGCGCGACGGACAAGCCGCTCCAGCGTGACTGCGTCCAGGCCATCTCGCGCGGCGGCCGCTACACCCTCGACAACATCGCCCCGGCGTGCGGCTCCTGCAACGCCAGCAAGTGCAACGACGAGGTCACCGGGTGGCTCCGCCGCAAGCGCCTCGACGAGCGCGCATTCCTGCAGCGGCACGTCGAGATCCAGGCCGAGCTCGCCACCCGGTTCGCGGCCGGGGCTCAGTCGGCGTCGGAGTCCTCGACCGACTCCTCGGCGGTCAGCGCGAGCGCCACGATGCAGAAGCCCGCGTAG
- a CDS encoding Fpg/Nei family DNA glycosylase, which produces MPEGDTVFHTARRLDPLVGQELTSTDFRIPSLATVDLSGRTVVESASRGKHLLLRLSGDVTIHSHLKMEGRWDLQKPGEKFRRPEFDIRALLRTEQHQAVGYAVLLDVVPTAEEHSLVGHLGPDLLGADWDPEVAVERLMRLPHVPIGEALLDQRNLAGIGNVYRAEICFLSGVAPRTPVSAVPNLPRMVTLAARLLDIHRDKASRVTTGDRRPGRRLWVYGRKGPCLRCGTTVLIDELGPEGQERTVWWCPYCQPPR; this is translated from the coding sequence GTGCCTGAGGGCGACACCGTCTTCCACACCGCGCGGCGGCTCGACCCGCTCGTCGGCCAGGAGCTGACCAGCACGGACTTCAGGATCCCCAGCCTGGCGACCGTCGACCTGTCCGGGCGGACCGTGGTCGAGTCCGCGAGCCGCGGCAAGCACCTGCTGCTGCGCCTGTCCGGCGACGTGACCATCCACTCGCACCTGAAGATGGAGGGCCGCTGGGACCTGCAGAAGCCCGGCGAGAAGTTCCGTCGGCCCGAGTTCGACATCCGCGCACTGCTGCGCACCGAGCAGCACCAGGCCGTCGGGTACGCCGTCCTGCTGGACGTGGTCCCGACCGCGGAGGAGCACAGCCTCGTCGGCCACCTCGGTCCCGACCTCCTCGGCGCCGACTGGGACCCCGAGGTCGCGGTCGAGCGGCTGATGCGTCTCCCGCACGTGCCGATCGGCGAGGCGCTCCTCGACCAGCGCAACCTCGCCGGCATCGGCAACGTCTACCGCGCCGAGATCTGCTTCCTCTCCGGCGTCGCTCCGCGCACCCCCGTCTCGGCCGTACCGAACCTGCCGCGGATGGTCACCCTCGCGGCCCGGTTGCTCGACATCCACCGCGACAAGGCGAGCCGGGTCACCACCGGCGACCGTCGCCCGGGCCGACGACTCTGGGTCTACGGCCGCAAGGGCCCGTGCCTGCGCTGCGGCACGACGGTGCTCATCGACGAGCTCGGACCCGAGGGCCAGGAGCGCACCGTCTGGTGGTGCCCGTACTGCCAGCCTCCCCGCTGA